The following are from one region of the Paenibacillus sabinae T27 genome:
- a CDS encoding HAD family hydrolase, whose product MSREGQSAEHQDMQKLLVKPEAMVFDMDGTLLQTESLLLPAYHKMFDILREEGLYSGPTPPEERILGCLGMLLSDIWKNVMPEAGEAVHRRASELLLKLEIEGLEAGGSVLYPSVPETLRKLKEKGIRLFVCSNGLEEYIHSIVVIHKLEDVFEGLYSAGGQGTSTKAQLLKLLLDNHRIGTAWMVGDRSSDVQAGKENGQTVIGCAYAGFGREDELEGSDVIIRSFDQLLELYEGAQ is encoded by the coding sequence AAAGTGCGGAACATCAAGACATGCAGAAATTGCTAGTAAAGCCCGAGGCGATGGTGTTCGATATGGACGGAACCCTGCTTCAGACAGAAAGTCTGCTGCTGCCAGCCTACCACAAAATGTTCGATATTCTGCGCGAGGAAGGGCTGTATTCGGGGCCGACGCCTCCCGAGGAGCGGATCCTTGGCTGCCTAGGCATGCTGCTGTCGGATATTTGGAAGAACGTCATGCCGGAAGCCGGGGAAGCGGTTCACCGGCGCGCCAGCGAGCTGCTGCTGAAGCTGGAGATCGAAGGGCTTGAGGCCGGCGGCTCCGTTCTGTACCCGAGCGTTCCGGAGACGCTGCGGAAGTTGAAGGAGAAGGGCATCCGGCTGTTTGTTTGCAGCAACGGTCTGGAGGAATATATTCACAGCATTGTCGTTATACATAAGCTGGAAGATGTGTTCGAAGGCTTGTACAGTGCGGGCGGCCAGGGTACCTCTACGAAGGCCCAGCTGCTGAAGCTTCTTCTGGACAACCACCGCATCGGCACCGCCTGGATGGTAGGAGACCGATCTTCCGACGTTCAGGCGGGAAAAGAGAACGGGCAGACGGTGATCGGCTGCGCCTACGCCGGATTTGGCCGTGAGGACGAGCTTGAAGGCTCGGATGTGATTATCCGTTCCTTTGACCAGCTTCTGGAGCTGTACGAAGGGGCGCAGTAA
- a CDS encoding YheC/YheD family protein has product MSQPVLGILTLYLNNARQLEEKQVYRRMIAEGKQIGLDVFVFTPMDVDNVKQRIYALVFDPAKGEWSRKWRSFPDMIYDRCRIQRSVRFQQLLQFRSRYNHLTFLNRPLRNKWTIHQTFSQKGRFRQHLPDTLLYQSSADLHRMLRANPVVYIKPSNGTGGRGILRIERLKGERGMFDIQGRRLNRQIIQPRRVSLSRLESIVRQWCIGGRFLVQQGIPLRLPGGRFHDYRMLVQKNSQGNWAMTGIAGRVGAARSVTSNLHGGGHAVRAEILLKQWLGSEEKAAKTIQTAEKLGTDAAAYLEDSFSDLCELALDLAIDREGRIYVLEVNPKPAREVFSRAGDKETYRKALRRPLEYALWIYRTKLAPSSSKKVEE; this is encoded by the coding sequence GTGAGCCAACCCGTTCTGGGAATTCTGACCCTGTATCTGAATAACGCCCGGCAGTTGGAAGAAAAGCAGGTGTACCGCCGGATGATCGCGGAAGGCAAGCAGATTGGGCTGGATGTCTTCGTGTTCACGCCGATGGATGTCGACAACGTGAAGCAGCGCATTTATGCGCTTGTGTTCGACCCGGCAAAGGGAGAGTGGAGCCGTAAATGGCGGAGCTTTCCCGACATGATATACGACCGGTGTCGCATTCAGCGCAGCGTCCGCTTCCAGCAGCTGCTTCAATTCCGCTCGCGTTACAACCACCTCACCTTCCTGAACCGGCCGCTGCGCAACAAATGGACGATTCACCAGACGTTCTCGCAAAAGGGCCGCTTCCGCCAGCATTTGCCGGATACTCTGCTGTATCAGTCTTCGGCAGACCTGCACCGAATGCTCAGGGCGAATCCGGTGGTCTACATCAAACCATCTAACGGCACAGGCGGAAGAGGGATTCTACGCATCGAGCGGCTGAAGGGAGAGCGCGGGATGTTCGACATCCAGGGCCGGCGTCTTAACCGCCAGATTATTCAGCCCCGCCGGGTTTCCTTATCCCGGCTGGAGTCGATCGTCCGCCAGTGGTGCATCGGCGGCCGCTTTCTCGTCCAGCAGGGCATCCCGCTGCGCCTTCCGGGCGGCCGGTTCCACGATTACAGGATGCTCGTTCAGAAGAACAGCCAGGGCAACTGGGCGATGACCGGCATCGCCGGCCGGGTTGGAGCAGCCAGGAGCGTGACCTCCAATCTGCATGGCGGCGGTCATGCGGTTAGAGCGGAGATACTGCTGAAGCAGTGGCTCGGCAGCGAAGAGAAAGCGGCAAAAACGATACAAACGGCCGAGAAGCTCGGTACGGACGCCGCCGCTTATCTGGAAGATAGCTTCAGCGACCTGTGCGAGCTCGCTCTTGATCTGGCCATCGACCGGGAAGGAAGGATCTATGTCCTTGAGGTTAACCCCAAACCGGCCCGCGAGGTGTTCTCCAGGGCCGGCGATAAGGAAACCTACCGCAAAGCGCTGAGGCGGCCGCTGGAATACGCGCTCTGGATTTACCGGACGAAGCTGGCGCCCTCCTCCTCGAAGAAAGTCGAGGAGTGA
- a CDS encoding GNAT family N-acetyltransferase, with the protein MRISSVYAAGSIQWSRQQGALLAFLRRHAGQRIPTECLQTLADLTPGRLSAPGTSLLTATLRDQLGTQLAALSLVTDYGKEACVIAVHPLYRNKGIGASLMREQVKRLGTLECRVTPDHASGLKMCFNAGLAAVALTRSASGAPVLRLRSFPAGFLLAEAAEPDAQRDRSPILLQEGESL; encoded by the coding sequence ATGCGGATATCTTCTGTTTACGCCGCCGGCTCCATACAGTGGAGCCGGCAGCAGGGCGCACTTCTCGCCTTTCTCCGCCGCCATGCCGGCCAGCGGATTCCAACGGAATGCTTGCAAACGCTGGCGGATCTGACGCCGGGACGTCTATCCGCGCCAGGTACGTCGCTGCTGACGGCAACGCTTCGCGATCAGCTCGGCACCCAGCTTGCCGCCCTTAGCTTGGTGACGGATTACGGCAAGGAGGCCTGTGTCATCGCCGTTCACCCGCTGTACCGGAACAAAGGCATAGGCGCCTCCCTGATGCGGGAGCAGGTGAAACGTCTCGGAACGCTCGAATGCCGTGTGACTCCGGATCATGCATCCGGCCTGAAGATGTGCTTCAATGCCGGCTTGGCTGCCGTGGCGCTGACCCGGAGCGCCTCCGGCGCGCCGGTTCTCCGCCTGCGCTCCTTCCCGGCCGGGTTCCTGCTCGCAGAAGCCGCCGAACCGGACGCGCAGCGGGACCGGAGTCCCATTTTACTGCAAGAAGGTGAATCTCTGTGA
- a CDS encoding YheC/YheD family protein, which produces MNIRPDDRKPVIAILTTRDKFREFRGNHKNFRDIIRTGKELGYLVYVITVKELRLGNHYVNGYVPGPGKSWISVQLPPPEVVYNRIPTREDEAKPAVARKLAECLEYPGIRLYNPYFFNKWSLFEWLRGSNATARHVPATRRLRSARTLAAMLKTHTSLYLKPETGKAGKGIMRVIYHAGGELPYRLQIQSGKKNVTYKAATVERLWSRIGKERGDSRYIVQQAIELATCKGRPFDLRVLVQKNGKGGWSMTGIGARLAGSRSITTHVPRGGSVEEPSSMLEAMFGPERSLSILKSVSGTALLIARQIERASGYMLGEMSMDLGVDEKGGLWFFEANSRPMKFDEPDIRRLSLERIIQYSQHLYRQIAIFPQRM; this is translated from the coding sequence GTGAACATCCGGCCCGACGACAGAAAGCCCGTCATCGCCATACTAACGACCAGAGATAAGTTCCGGGAATTCCGCGGCAATCATAAGAACTTTCGCGATATTATTCGAACCGGCAAGGAACTCGGCTATCTCGTTTATGTGATCACCGTGAAAGAACTAAGGCTGGGGAATCACTATGTTAACGGTTACGTTCCGGGTCCGGGCAAATCATGGATCTCCGTCCAGCTTCCCCCGCCGGAAGTCGTATACAATCGCATTCCGACCCGCGAGGATGAAGCCAAACCCGCAGTTGCCCGCAAACTCGCCGAATGTCTGGAGTATCCGGGCATTCGGCTGTACAATCCTTACTTTTTCAACAAATGGAGCCTGTTCGAATGGCTGAGAGGCTCAAATGCGACAGCCCGGCATGTGCCTGCTACCCGGCGGCTCAGAAGCGCGCGAACGCTGGCGGCCATGCTGAAGACCCACACCAGCCTGTACCTCAAGCCGGAGACCGGCAAGGCGGGGAAAGGCATCATGCGGGTCATTTATCACGCAGGCGGTGAGCTGCCGTACCGGCTGCAGATTCAAAGCGGCAAGAAGAACGTCACATACAAGGCGGCGACAGTGGAGCGGCTCTGGTCCCGCATCGGAAAGGAACGGGGCGATTCGCGCTATATCGTTCAGCAGGCGATTGAGCTTGCGACGTGCAAAGGAAGACCTTTCGACCTGCGCGTGCTCGTGCAAAAGAACGGCAAGGGCGGATGGAGCATGACGGGCATCGGTGCCAGACTGGCCGGCTCCCGCAGCATCACGACCCATGTTCCCCGAGGCGGAAGTGTTGAAGAGCCCTCCAGCATGCTCGAAGCCATGTTCGGCCCCGAACGGTCCTTATCCATCCTGAAAAGCGTTTCCGGAACGGCCCTGCTGATCGCCCGGCAGATCGAGCGGGCTTCCGGCTATATGCTGGGCGAAATGTCCATGGATCTGGGCGTCGACGAAAAAGGCGGTCTCTGGTTCTTCGAAGCCAATTCCCGTCCGATGAAATTCGATGAGCCGGACATCCGGAGGCTGTCACTCGAACGGATCATTCAATACAGCCAACATTTGTACCGCCAAATCGCAATCTTTCCGCAAAGGATGTGA
- a CDS encoding YheC/YheD family protein: MGLTFCNVHFTKQPQRVVYISGSLMKSLKLSGKRNIRLRLGKDAIPAVIKPIKRAGKHLFLASGVQNAIKVPKTGSVYLRNLQNDEVQIGPLVGVLSDGPSSPTQPFGSRTGFIKQLLREGSNMCYIFAFMPRDINWQQERVNGYFLTESGKFERKIVPLPDVIYNRLPSRRAETSLAINQLRERFTRKKIPFFNWSFFNKSDIYRLLENDSFASQHVPETHSSPDTELIRDMLDRHHFVYYKPSAGSLGHGIYRLTYLPKRGYFARYRRGGKNVLLRFGTFESLMRLLQSRHGRSLQSYVVQQGIRLIEIDGCPIDFRFHMHKNGSNQWVVVGIGAKKAGRGSVTTHLKNGGSLLTPQQALGRVFGAKADEVLQRAKQTAIRLAESLETQHRHLLGEIGFDLGIDQNEEIWMFEANAKPGRSIFRHPSLRAEGKASIEHILEHCLYLSKFRRRDDM; this comes from the coding sequence ATGGGTCTCACATTTTGCAATGTCCATTTCACCAAGCAGCCCCAAAGAGTCGTCTATATATCGGGGTCGCTGATGAAAAGCCTGAAGCTGTCCGGGAAGAGGAACATCCGGCTGCGACTCGGCAAAGACGCCATTCCGGCGGTGATCAAGCCGATCAAGCGAGCCGGGAAACATCTTTTTCTCGCTTCGGGCGTTCAGAACGCCATCAAGGTGCCCAAAACGGGCAGCGTCTACCTGAGGAACCTGCAGAACGACGAGGTGCAAATCGGCCCGCTCGTGGGCGTCCTGTCCGACGGCCCGTCTTCTCCGACCCAGCCGTTCGGTTCACGAACGGGCTTCATCAAGCAGCTGCTGCGCGAAGGCAGCAACATGTGCTATATTTTCGCGTTCATGCCCCGGGACATTAATTGGCAGCAGGAACGTGTGAACGGGTACTTTTTGACGGAAAGCGGCAAGTTCGAGCGCAAGATCGTACCGCTGCCCGATGTCATCTACAACCGGCTGCCCAGCAGGCGGGCGGAGACGTCGCTTGCGATTAACCAGCTCCGGGAACGGTTCACCCGCAAGAAAATCCCGTTTTTCAACTGGAGCTTTTTCAACAAATCCGACATTTACCGGCTCCTGGAAAACGACAGCTTTGCGAGCCAGCATGTGCCCGAAACGCACAGCAGCCCCGATACCGAGCTCATCAGAGATATGCTGGACCGCCATCATTTCGTCTACTACAAGCCATCCGCCGGCAGCCTTGGCCACGGCATTTACAGGCTGACTTATCTGCCGAAACGCGGATATTTCGCCCGCTATCGCCGGGGCGGCAAGAACGTGCTGCTTCGTTTTGGAACCTTTGAGAGCCTGATGCGACTGCTGCAGTCCCGTCATGGCCGCTCTCTGCAGAGCTATGTCGTTCAGCAGGGTATCCGGCTGATTGAAATCGACGGCTGCCCGATCGACTTCCGGTTCCACATGCACAAGAACGGCAGCAACCAGTGGGTTGTGGTTGGAATCGGAGCGAAGAAGGCCGGACGCGGCAGCGTAACGACCCATCTGAAAAACGGAGGCTCCCTCCTTACCCCGCAGCAGGCGCTCGGACGCGTATTCGGAGCCAAAGCCGACGAAGTGCTGCAGCGGGCGAAGCAAACGGCTATCCGGCTGGCGGAATCGCTGGAAACCCAGCATCGCCATCTGCTTGGAGAAATCGGCTTCGATCTTGGCATTGACCAGAATGAAGAAATCTGGATGTTCGAGGCAAACGCCAAGCCCGGGCGGTCCATCTTCCGCCATCCTTCCCTGAGGGCTGAAGGCAAAGCCTCCATCGAGCATATACTGGAGCACTGCCTATACCTCAGCAAGTTCCGCAGGAGGGATGATATGTGA
- a CDS encoding YheC/YheD family protein produces the protein MPVTEMGCLGILTCRGVKGSPVAEPAFCSVLCRTAPSYGLRVIVFTPDGVSGDGRTVRGFVREGEEWREATAEAPDIVYNRMFCKNPEERRNGSRALHALGRSLVWSRGLPDKWRVYELLRRSRRASSLLPETRRYAGRRSLERMLAEQGDGVFLKPRAGTHGKRTLHAVLRGTSSGGLFVKGRDGDNREIVRGFNDRLSGLEWIDRFIGKQGFIMQPFLRLTGGGQPFDVRVLMQKDGAGRWTLSGMAARLGPSGALTSNLHGGGTAVHPASFLRKQYGGAADDILREVELSAAFLPPLLEAACGRLGELGLDFGIDPGGRIWLLEANSKPGRSAFTITGDKDAARRAAEYPLSYARYLLLTRRRSPRSAESLSG, from the coding sequence ATGCCAGTGACCGAAATGGGCTGTCTCGGCATTCTGACGTGCCGGGGCGTCAAAGGTTCCCCGGTGGCCGAACCCGCCTTCTGCAGCGTACTGTGCCGGACCGCTCCATCCTACGGTCTGCGCGTCATCGTCTTCACTCCCGATGGCGTTTCAGGCGACGGCAGGACAGTGAGAGGGTTTGTTCGCGAAGGTGAAGAATGGCGCGAAGCGACGGCCGAAGCGCCCGACATTGTGTATAACCGGATGTTCTGCAAAAATCCGGAGGAAAGACGAAACGGCTCCCGGGCTCTGCATGCGCTGGGGCGCAGTCTCGTATGGTCGAGGGGGCTGCCGGACAAATGGAGGGTATATGAACTTCTGCGGCGCAGCCGCAGGGCTTCCTCCCTGCTGCCCGAGACGAGAAGGTATGCAGGCCGGCGCAGCCTGGAGCGAATGCTCGCCGAACAGGGGGACGGGGTCTTTCTGAAGCCCCGGGCAGGCACACACGGAAAGCGAACCCTGCATGCCGTGCTCCGGGGAACTTCATCCGGAGGACTGTTCGTAAAGGGCCGGGACGGAGATAACCGGGAGATCGTCCGCGGCTTTAATGACCGCCTGAGCGGTCTTGAATGGATCGACCGCTTTATCGGCAAGCAGGGCTTTATCATGCAGCCGTTCCTGCGGCTGACCGGAGGCGGACAGCCGTTCGATGTCCGCGTACTCATGCAGAAGGACGGCGCCGGCCGCTGGACGCTCTCTGGAATGGCTGCCCGCCTTGGCCCGAGCGGCGCGCTTACCTCGAACCTTCACGGCGGAGGAACCGCGGTCCATCCCGCTTCCTTCTTACGGAAGCAATACGGCGGGGCCGCGGATGATATTCTACGTGAGGTGGAGCTTAGCGCCGCCTTTCTTCCGCCGCTGCTGGAGGCTGCCTGCGGGCGTCTCGGCGAGCTTGGGCTCGATTTCGGCATCGATCCCGGGGGCCGGATCTGGCTGCTCGAGGCCAACTCCAAGCCGGGCCGCTCCGCATTTACAATTACGGGCGACAAAGACGCCGCGCGGCGCGCGGCGGAATACCCTCTTTCCTACGCCCGCTACCTGCTGCTGACACGGCGACGTTCTCCCCGAAGCGCCGAAAGCTTAAGCGGATGA
- a CDS encoding YheC/YheD family protein, producing MSKLKIPVHTVYSGILQENAVMLGDRLIKKLKIPAHGPILLAFGSFRQEVTVIPVPRSDNLRVSEGLARKTGFKARNVLNASYSSGSRTLRLGPLIGVLVSREHPERPERLFGPITLFCRELTNACHAQGAFVYFFTPEALESTGSSITGWVYDEGWKQSKLPIADVINNRLTTRKAENKPSVQHFLSEVKSRYGTHFFNEKFLDKSEVFEALRRDPSLQRYLPESHLLGGFAILKKMCGHYPVVFLKPVRGSLGKGILRISREEGGGYRLQSTTPLGTRKQSYPTLTKLYQAVAPKMKTTRFQIQQGLPLMEIGRRPVDFRALVQKNGTGKWNVTSIVARTAGNNHFVSNLARGGSLSTVREAIGKSSIPPGAKESANLQLPRAALAIAKGVEANIPAHFGELGIDLGMDQSGRIWLLEVNSKPSKNDNTPLNDTKIRPSVKQMIQYCRYLAGL from the coding sequence ATGTCAAAGCTAAAGATCCCGGTCCATACGGTGTACTCGGGCATCCTGCAGGAGAACGCCGTCATGCTCGGCGACCGGCTCATCAAAAAACTCAAAATCCCGGCGCACGGACCAATCCTGCTTGCCTTCGGTTCTTTCCGTCAGGAGGTCACCGTCATTCCGGTCCCCCGATCCGACAATCTTCGCGTGAGCGAGGGTCTGGCGCGGAAGACCGGATTCAAGGCGCGTAATGTGCTGAACGCCTCCTACAGTTCCGGAAGCCGGACGCTTCGGCTCGGACCGCTGATCGGCGTGCTGGTCAGCCGGGAGCATCCCGAGCGGCCTGAAAGGTTGTTCGGTCCAATCACCTTGTTCTGCCGGGAATTAACGAATGCCTGCCATGCGCAGGGCGCCTTTGTCTATTTCTTTACCCCGGAAGCTCTGGAGAGTACCGGCTCCTCCATTACGGGCTGGGTATACGACGAAGGCTGGAAACAATCGAAGCTGCCCATTGCCGATGTCATCAACAACAGGCTCACCACGCGCAAGGCGGAGAATAAACCTAGCGTACAGCATTTTTTGTCGGAAGTAAAATCAAGGTACGGCACTCATTTTTTCAATGAGAAATTCCTCGACAAGAGCGAGGTGTTCGAAGCGCTCCGGCGGGACCCTTCCCTTCAGCGTTATTTGCCGGAGTCCCACTTGCTCGGCGGGTTTGCGATTCTCAAGAAAATGTGCGGCCATTATCCGGTCGTGTTCCTGAAGCCTGTCCGGGGCAGCCTCGGCAAAGGCATTCTGCGGATTTCCCGGGAAGAAGGCGGCGGCTACCGGCTGCAGTCCACAACTCCGCTGGGCACCCGCAAGCAGAGCTACCCGACCCTAACCAAATTGTATCAGGCGGTTGCGCCGAAGATGAAGACCACCCGATTCCAGATTCAGCAGGGGCTGCCGCTGATGGAAATCGGACGCAGGCCGGTTGATTTCCGGGCGCTCGTGCAAAAGAACGGCACCGGAAAATGGAATGTCACCTCCATCGTCGCCCGCACCGCAGGGAACAACCATTTCGTCTCGAATCTGGCGCGGGGCGGCAGCCTTAGCACCGTTCGCGAGGCGATCGGTAAAAGCTCCATCCCTCCCGGTGCCAAAGAAAGCGCAAATCTTCAGCTGCCCCGGGCGGCGCTTGCCATTGCCAAAGGCGTGGAGGCCAATATTCCGGCCCATTTCGGAGAGCTGGGCATCGATCTTGGTATGGATCAATCCGGCCGGATCTGGCTGCTCGAAGTAAATTCGAAGCCGTCCAAGAATGATAACACTCCGCTGAACGACACCAAAATCAGACCGTCCGTGAAGCAAATGATTCAGTACTGCCGCTACTTGGCCGGACTGTAA
- a CDS encoding YlbF family regulator has product MNIYDKAHELARAIKDSSEVADISAALKLVEADPGSKEMLDNFRSSQHELQERMMAGEMPAQEEMEKMEKLFEVLNMNLSIRRLFEAERRLSVVIEDVNKIITGSLEHLYGADV; this is encoded by the coding sequence ATGAACATCTACGACAAGGCGCATGAATTGGCCCGTGCAATCAAGGATAGCAGCGAGGTGGCGGATATTTCCGCAGCGCTCAAGCTGGTGGAGGCTGATCCGGGCAGCAAGGAAATGCTGGACAATTTTCGCAGCAGCCAGCATGAGCTTCAGGAACGGATGATGGCTGGGGAAATGCCGGCACAGGAAGAGATGGAGAAGATGGAGAAGCTGTTCGAAGTGCTGAATATGAACCTCAGCATCCGCCGCCTGTTCGAAGCGGAGCGGCGCCTCAGCGTTGTTATCGAGGACGTGAACAAGATTATTACCGGCAGTCTGGAACATCTGTATGGAGCGGACGTTTAA
- a CDS encoding DRTGG domain-containing protein, with protein MDNQGDAVTKHEQLLQHIENLKVGSKISVRKLAKEMAVSDGTAYRAVKEAENLGIVITKERIGTVRVEKKPRGISEQLTFGDVVDIVEGHVLGGANGLDKPLHKYIIGAMKIDAMIRYIDADSLLIVGNRDDVHSLALEQGAGVLVTGGFGTSREVKELADKLDLPVISSRHDTFTVAYMINRAIFDRLIKKKIMLVEDIVERKPRINTLKISSTVGELLSLSRESGEQRFSVTDEWNRVIGIVGRRDVEDLPDDQTIEKMMIRGPVTAGLQTSLASAAQIMMWEGIDFLPIIDRNRKLVGSLTRKEVLQSLRDARNQPQLGETFDHLIWNGFAEERDEEGKLFFHGFITPQMATDLGTISEGVISTLMMHSAFKAAKDITGNDHVLDNMSTYFVRPVQIEDSVIVTPRLLESSRRTCKLEIEISHQGTLVAKAVLMLQSIDHG; from the coding sequence TTGGACAATCAAGGCGATGCAGTCACTAAGCACGAACAGCTGCTGCAGCATATTGAAAACCTGAAGGTGGGCTCCAAAATATCGGTCCGGAAGCTGGCGAAGGAGATGGCTGTCAGCGACGGAACGGCATACCGGGCGGTCAAGGAAGCGGAGAACCTGGGGATTGTCATTACCAAGGAGCGCATAGGAACCGTCCGGGTGGAAAAGAAGCCCAGAGGCATCTCGGAGCAGCTCACGTTCGGTGATGTGGTTGACATTGTCGAGGGACATGTGCTCGGAGGTGCTAACGGACTGGACAAGCCCTTGCATAAATATATCATCGGCGCCATGAAGATCGACGCCATGATCCGCTATATCGATGCGGACAGTCTGCTGATTGTTGGCAACCGCGACGACGTCCATTCGCTGGCGCTGGAACAGGGCGCGGGGGTGCTTGTGACCGGAGGCTTTGGAACTAGCCGGGAGGTCAAGGAGCTGGCGGACAAGCTTGACCTTCCGGTCATTTCTTCGCGCCACGATACCTTTACCGTAGCCTACATGATCAACCGCGCGATTTTTGACCGGTTAATCAAGAAAAAGATTATGCTCGTGGAGGATATTGTCGAACGGAAGCCGCGGATCAACACGCTGAAAATATCCAGCACGGTCGGCGAGCTGCTCAGTCTGTCCAGGGAGAGCGGGGAACAGCGGTTTTCCGTGACCGATGAATGGAACCGCGTTATCGGCATCGTCGGCCGCCGGGATGTGGAGGATCTGCCCGATGATCAGACGATCGAGAAGATGATGATCCGCGGTCCGGTCACAGCCGGATTGCAGACGTCGCTGGCCTCGGCGGCCCAGATCATGATGTGGGAGGGCATCGACTTTCTGCCCATTATCGACCGGAACCGCAAGCTGGTAGGCTCGCTTACCCGGAAGGAAGTGCTGCAGAGCCTAAGGGACGCCCGAAACCAGCCGCAGCTTGGGGAAACCTTCGACCATCTCATCTGGAACGGATTTGCCGAGGAGCGGGACGAGGAGGGCAAGCTGTTCTTCCACGGCTTCATCACCCCGCAGATGGCGACGGATCTGGGCACCATTTCCGAAGGGGTGATTTCGACGCTCATGATGCATTCCGCATTCAAGGCGGCCAAGGATATCACCGGGAACGACCATGTGCTGGACAATATGTCCACTTATTTTGTTCGTCCGGTCCAGATCGAGGACTCCGTTATCGTAACGCCGAGACTGCTGGAGAGCAGCCGCCGGACCTGCAAGCTTGAAATCGAGATCAGCCATCAGGGCACCCTGGTCGCCAAGGCCGTATTGATGCTTCAGTCGATAGACCACGGATAG